In Mongoliitalea daihaiensis, one DNA window encodes the following:
- a CDS encoding YbjN domain-containing protein: MDKYFKIVKDYILELGSVIQYESELDNLLVIENEDFGVKNMVIGVATPIIIIEQYLFNVKDEGEIFKQLLIKNRDIVHGAFVLDETGEKVIFRNTLQAETLDLKELESTINSLGLLLSEYSNEILSFSK, from the coding sequence ATGGACAAGTATTTTAAAATTGTAAAAGATTATATTCTTGAACTTGGTTCTGTAATTCAATATGAGAGCGAATTAGATAATTTGCTTGTCATAGAAAATGAAGATTTTGGTGTCAAGAACATGGTGATTGGTGTTGCGACACCGATCATAATTATTGAGCAATATCTCTTTAACGTCAAAGATGAAGGGGAAATATTCAAGCAGCTTTTAATTAAAAACAGAGATATTGTGCATGGTGCTTTTGTATTGGATGAAACTGGCGAGAAGGTCATATTCAGAAATACATTGCAGGCGGAGACTTTGGACTTAAAGGAATTGGAAAGTACCATCAATTCATTAGGCTTATTGCTCTCAGAATATTCAAATGAAATACTATCATTCTCTAAATAA
- a CDS encoding 2Fe-2S iron-sulfur cluster-binding protein, which produces MMKIIIQNIDNHSIISTESNRKVIELIHENYIDWMHACGKKGRCTTCKMIVIEGMENLEELTDREEFFKSKGRLKANERLTCQAKIKQGTLVIRVADENKFPHVSYSE; this is translated from the coding sequence ATGATGAAAATTATCATACAAAATATCGATAATCATTCAATCATTTCTACAGAATCTAACCGTAAAGTTATCGAATTAATTCATGAAAACTACATTGATTGGATGCATGCCTGTGGAAAAAAGGGAAGATGCACCACTTGTAAAATGATTGTAATCGAAGGAATGGAAAACTTAGAGGAACTCACCGACCGGGAAGAATTTTTCAAATCCAAAGGACGATTAAAAGCCAACGAACGCTTAACTTGCCAAGCTAAAATCAAACAAGGAACTTTGGTGATTCGGGTGGCCGATGAAAATAAGTTTCCACACGTATCATATTCTGAATAA
- a CDS encoding PspA/IM30 family protein, protein MNVLKRLFKIGQAETHSAIDKLEDPIKMIEQGLRDMREDQDRALKALAEVKAMHIKRMRELKDSISQEEDLQNKSVLLLKKAHSGEMDTIEAEGFVKENLRRKSKLSQDIKIQTEDVNNLEKQVATLEQNVNRIKAGIKQWENELATLKARIKVSSATQKINKQMTNMDSTSVVSMLERMKDRVVQDEALAQAYGEMAESSISHDEKVKKALEDISVEDELARMKKNLGLSGTDVSDDKV, encoded by the coding sequence ATGAACGTTTTAAAAAGATTATTCAAAATTGGACAAGCAGAAACTCATTCGGCTATAGACAAATTAGAGGACCCAATCAAAATGATCGAACAGGGTCTGAGAGATATGCGAGAAGATCAGGATCGTGCATTGAAAGCTTTAGCTGAAGTAAAGGCCATGCATATTAAGCGGATGAGAGAGTTAAAAGATTCCATCAGTCAAGAAGAGGATTTACAGAATAAATCTGTTTTACTTTTGAAAAAAGCCCATTCTGGAGAAATGGATACAATTGAAGCAGAGGGCTTTGTCAAAGAAAACCTAAGGAGAAAATCAAAATTGAGTCAGGATATTAAGATTCAAACAGAGGATGTCAACAATTTGGAAAAGCAGGTGGCGACCTTAGAGCAAAATGTTAACCGGATCAAAGCGGGGATTAAGCAATGGGAAAATGAGCTCGCTACCTTGAAAGCGAGAATTAAAGTGAGCAGTGCTACGCAAAAGATAAATAAGCAGATGACCAATATGGACAGTACTAGTGTGGTATCTATGCTTGAGCGCATGAAAGACCGAGTGGTTCAGGATGAGGCATTGGCACAGGCTTACGGAGAAATGGCAGAAAGTTCTATAAGCCATGATGAGAAAGTCAAAAAAGCATTGGAAGATATATCTGTGGAAGATGAATTAGCGCGGATGAAAAAGAATTTAGGACTTTCAGGAACAGATGTCTCTGATGATAAAGTTTGA
- a CDS encoding thymidine kinase: MFIEPSLGKFHSKEKKGQIEVICGSMFSGKTEELIRRLNRALIAKQKVEIFKPSIDKRYHEVDVVSHNENAIRSTPVNFAEDILLLAGDCDVVGIDEVQFFDARIVHVATVLANAGKRVIMAGLDMDFEGKPFEPMPHLMAIAEYVTKVHAICMKCGDLASYSYRLIEKKDKVVLGEKESYEARCRKCFNEGKS, encoded by the coding sequence ATGTTTATTGAGCCTTCCTTAGGTAAATTCCACTCAAAAGAAAAAAAAGGACAAATTGAGGTCATTTGCGGATCTATGTTTTCCGGAAAAACGGAAGAATTGATTCGTAGGCTCAACCGCGCACTGATCGCCAAGCAAAAAGTAGAGATTTTCAAGCCTTCCATCGATAAGAGATACCACGAGGTGGATGTAGTCTCACACAATGAAAATGCCATTCGGTCCACTCCTGTAAACTTTGCAGAGGATATCCTCCTATTGGCTGGAGACTGTGACGTAGTAGGCATTGATGAGGTGCAATTTTTCGATGCACGGATTGTCCATGTGGCCACCGTACTTGCCAATGCAGGCAAACGCGTGATTATGGCAGGGTTGGATATGGACTTTGAAGGAAAGCCTTTTGAGCCCATGCCTCATCTGATGGCGATCGCAGAATATGTTACCAAAGTACACGCCATCTGTATGAAATGTGGAGACCTTGCTTCCTACTCTTACAGACTGATTGAAAAGAAAGATAAAGTAGTGTTGGGAGAAAAGGAAAGCTACGAAGCACGTTGTAGAAAATGTTTCAATGAAGGTAAAAGCTAA
- a CDS encoding flotillin family protein, with product MMESFYVVAGMSIVVLLGLFVWLISMYKKVSQGRVLVRTGQGGVKIFFNAGLVVPILHKEEVMDISVKKLEISRMSKDGLICKDNMRADIKVAFFVRVNKSVQDIINVAQTIGCARASDHETLESLFEAKFSEALKTVGKKFEFIELYEARREFRDEIIDIIGTDLNGYVLDDCAIDYLEQTKMDNLDRDNILDAEGIKKITELTAAQNIKANQIRRDEEKIIKKQDVEAREAILELEKQLKEKEESQRREIETIKAREQAEIDKVTSQERLKSEEVRIRTEEQLEIQEENKLRQVIIAAKNKERAEAVETERVKKDRDIEATERERIVALAQIEKEKAVEIEKKNIQDAIRERVAMEKTVVEEQEKIKDVEAFKGANRQKEVALIIAAKEAEINLIEEVKAAESKEKSAKHEAAKIIIEANARKDAADKEAEARKIIAEAKAKEEATIGMSEAQVMHAKADALERQGMVDAVIIEKVAEAKRKEGLAEAEVIQEKAIAEAKGIQEKAGAMKQLNDAGKEHEEFRLKLQKEKEVELAQISIQKDIADAQAKVLAEAFKTAKIDIVGGDNTFFNNLIKQISTARGIDKLVENSQTISQVKDSLMGVSETGDTPNDLIEKIRGIANKYGVTTEDLKNISIAALITQIQLKASEEDKGFLANMLSIAKTMGVENRRIL from the coding sequence ATGATGGAATCTTTTTATGTCGTAGCGGGCATGAGTATAGTCGTGCTACTAGGGCTCTTTGTGTGGCTCATTTCAATGTACAAAAAAGTAAGTCAAGGTCGGGTACTCGTACGTACCGGTCAGGGCGGTGTAAAGATCTTCTTTAATGCGGGATTAGTAGTTCCAATCCTTCACAAAGAAGAAGTCATGGATATCTCTGTTAAGAAATTGGAAATTTCAAGAATGTCGAAAGATGGTTTGATTTGTAAGGATAATATGCGTGCAGATATTAAAGTAGCATTTTTCGTGAGGGTAAACAAGTCTGTACAAGATATTATCAACGTTGCTCAGACCATTGGCTGTGCCCGTGCTTCTGATCATGAAACCTTGGAAAGCTTGTTTGAAGCGAAATTCTCTGAGGCCTTAAAAACAGTCGGAAAGAAGTTTGAATTCATTGAGTTGTATGAGGCACGTAGGGAGTTTAGAGATGAAATCATTGATATTATTGGTACCGATCTTAACGGATATGTTTTGGATGACTGTGCCATAGATTATCTGGAACAGACCAAAATGGATAATCTCGATAGAGATAATATTCTTGATGCTGAGGGTATCAAAAAAATTACGGAGCTGACCGCCGCCCAAAATATTAAAGCTAACCAAATCCGCAGGGATGAAGAAAAAATCATCAAAAAACAAGATGTAGAAGCACGGGAGGCGATTTTGGAGCTTGAAAAGCAACTCAAGGAAAAGGAAGAGTCCCAAAGAAGAGAGATAGAAACAATCAAAGCACGTGAACAGGCTGAAATCGATAAAGTAACGTCCCAAGAAAGACTCAAATCAGAGGAAGTTCGTATCCGAACGGAGGAACAATTGGAAATCCAGGAGGAAAACAAACTAAGGCAAGTCATCATTGCTGCCAAGAATAAGGAACGGGCTGAGGCTGTGGAAACCGAACGGGTGAAAAAAGATAGAGATATTGAAGCCACCGAGCGTGAGCGAATCGTGGCATTGGCTCAGATTGAAAAGGAAAAAGCAGTAGAGATTGAGAAGAAAAATATCCAAGATGCGATCAGAGAAAGAGTAGCCATGGAAAAAACCGTGGTAGAGGAACAGGAGAAAATCAAGGATGTCGAAGCATTTAAGGGAGCTAATCGGCAAAAAGAGGTTGCTTTGATCATTGCCGCCAAAGAAGCTGAAATCAATTTGATTGAAGAAGTGAAAGCTGCTGAATCCAAGGAGAAGTCCGCTAAACACGAAGCTGCAAAAATCATTATTGAAGCCAACGCTCGCAAAGATGCTGCTGATAAGGAAGCTGAAGCCAGAAAAATTATTGCTGAGGCCAAAGCCAAAGAGGAAGCTACCATCGGTATGTCAGAGGCACAGGTGATGCATGCAAAAGCAGATGCACTTGAGCGTCAAGGAATGGTAGATGCGGTCATCATTGAAAAAGTAGCAGAAGCCAAAAGAAAAGAAGGATTGGCTGAGGCAGAAGTCATTCAGGAAAAAGCTATTGCTGAGGCCAAAGGTATTCAGGAGAAAGCAGGCGCTATGAAGCAATTGAATGATGCTGGCAAGGAGCATGAGGAGTTCAGATTGAAGCTTCAAAAGGAGAAAGAAGTGGAATTGGCACAGATCAGTATACAGAAAGACATCGCTGATGCACAGGCAAAAGTGCTTGCCGAGGCCTTTAAAACAGCTAAAATTGATATCGTTGGCGGAGATAATACATTCTTCAATAATTTGATTAAGCAAATTTCTACCGCCCGAGGAATAGATAAGTTGGTGGAAAATTCTCAAACTATCTCCCAAGTGAAAGATTCATTAATGGGGGTTTCCGAAACAGGAGACACTCCTAATGACCTAATTGAAAAAATCAGGGGTATAGCAAATAAATACGGGGTTACTACTGAAGATCTGAAAAACATATCCATCGCAGCACTGATTACACAAATACAATTGAAAGCAAGCGAAGAAGACAAAGGATTCTTAGCCAATATGTTATCGATTGCCAAAACTATGGGCGTCGAAAACAGGAGAATATTGTAA
- the recO gene encoding DNA repair protein RecO produces the protein MLVKTSGLVLSYIRYKDTSIIVKIFTKELGLKSYIINGVRSSTAKSKMGFYQPMMLLDLVVYHKETSNLNRVSEVKLLQAFQRIPFEFKRSGIAMFMAEVLSRCLYDGYQNESMFDFLEEAITLLDSPHCNLTHFPITFLMETSKYLGFAPVSAEEFFEELNQAWASSRDFQVEATYLDGLLQHSFAFDQNVPSIARRNLLDLCLSYYSAHLEESKEWKSIKILRQIMQET, from the coding sequence ATGTTAGTCAAAACCTCAGGCTTGGTTCTATCCTACATCCGGTACAAGGATACATCGATCATCGTCAAGATTTTCACCAAGGAACTTGGCCTGAAAAGCTACATTATCAACGGAGTGAGAAGCTCCACTGCCAAAAGTAAAATGGGCTTTTATCAACCTATGATGTTACTCGATTTGGTAGTCTATCATAAAGAGACGAGTAATCTTAATCGCGTCAGCGAAGTAAAGTTGTTGCAAGCCTTTCAAAGAATCCCGTTTGAATTTAAGCGCTCCGGTATTGCCATGTTTATGGCAGAGGTTTTGTCTCGCTGTCTTTACGATGGATACCAAAATGAGTCTATGTTTGATTTCCTCGAAGAGGCTATTACCCTGTTGGACAGTCCGCATTGTAACCTGACCCATTTCCCAATCACGTTTTTGATGGAAACTTCCAAGTACCTAGGATTTGCTCCGGTGTCCGCTGAGGAATTCTTTGAAGAACTCAATCAAGCATGGGCATCCTCTAGGGATTTTCAAGTAGAAGCTACCTATCTGGATGGACTGTTACAGCATTCTTTTGCCTTTGATCAGAACGTACCAAGCATTGCTCGACGCAACCTGCTAGACCTCTGTCTGAGCTATTACTCAGCCCACTTAGAAGAGTCTAAAGAATGGAAATCCATTAAAATATTGCGACAAATCATGCAAGAAACCTAG
- a CDS encoding OB-fold-containig protein produces the protein MERLLEISFAPANFILTVLSLLVLLYWLIVIFTGFDIDVADMDADTDVSNPEVGNAGSQGFWNAFLEFFYIGELPVMFIISIVVFSMWLINVNVTAIFGIADSLLGLLIYIPGLIVSMLITKVVARPFIKIYAQFNHKGEKAIDFIGKTGKVIAPIGKDKIGQIEIQLEGDVIKVYAKSIDDELIKFNETVIILEESLDKKYYLAQKFQL, from the coding sequence ATGGAAAGACTACTGGAAATCTCTTTTGCTCCGGCCAATTTTATTCTGACTGTACTGAGTCTCTTGGTGCTGCTCTACTGGCTAATTGTCATATTCACAGGATTTGATATTGACGTCGCTGATATGGATGCAGATACCGATGTTAGTAATCCAGAGGTAGGCAACGCTGGAAGTCAAGGATTTTGGAATGCCTTTTTGGAATTCTTTTATATTGGTGAGTTGCCAGTTATGTTTATCATATCCATTGTGGTGTTTTCCATGTGGTTAATCAATGTGAATGTCACTGCAATTTTTGGGATTGCAGATAGTCTACTGGGATTGCTGATCTATATACCTGGCTTGATAGTCAGTATGCTTATAACAAAAGTAGTGGCTAGGCCATTTATAAAAATTTATGCTCAGTTCAATCATAAAGGAGAAAAGGCTATAGATTTTATAGGAAAAACCGGTAAAGTGATAGCCCCCATTGGAAAAGATAAAATCGGCCAAATCGAAATTCAACTAGAAGGAGATGTGATAAAGGTTTATGCCAAATCAATAGATGATGAATTGATTAAGTTCAATGAGACAGTAATCATTTTGGAAGAATCACTAGACAAAAAATACTATTTAGCTCAAAAATTTCAACTCTAA
- a CDS encoding M14 family metallopeptidase: MNKIKYAATIALCLVVLMSFAQTIPTPQSHFGFGMGDNYMLSNYTQTEAYFKKLADASDKAKLVSIGKTEEGREQYMMIVTSPENHSRLDQLREISVKMARAEGISDEQAKAFAKEGKAVVWIDGGLHSTETVGIHQLTETLYQVLTREDDETKRILENVVILFVHANPDGHEKIGDWYMRESEPEKRSLSGLPVLYQKYIGHDNNRDFYIQNMQESTNMGHQLFVEWIPQVMYNHHQRGPAGSVLAGPPYRDPFNHVFDPMMVTGIDAVGAAMYNRLNAENKPGFTRMNGSVFSTWYNGGLRTTTHFHNIIGILTEIIGGPNPEEIPLVPDRLLPNSNTPFPVTPQKTWYFQQSIDYSVSMNFAVLDYAARNSDHLLYNMYSMGKGSIARGSSDYWTPYPRKIDAIKEAYEKNKDKYQLSSNPFARRGGAIPSEFYEEVYQAPDQRDPRGFIIPANQEDMATVVKFINALVKTGIRIERTTAAFTLEGTSYPIGSFVVKTDQAFRPHVLDMFEPQDYPNDFQYPGGPPIRPYDAAGWTLAYQMGIQFDRVLDAFDGPFETLPYGELVAAPSKSLASSSNGYLISAAQNDAFPVVNQLLKQGVKVSRIQNDEGAIPAGSFYIPSSAERRLTPLVQQYGITVAPARRQPTQATTIQPTRIALFDQYGGSMPSGWVRWMLEQYNFDFQLIFPKEIDAGDLNKKYDVILFISGGIPPAGSRGGGFGMDVASIPAEYQHMIGSISVDKSIPQLKKFMEQGGKVLTVGSATALAYHLDLPVRNALAEIQPDGSERMLPSGKYFVPGSVLVTRVDTSLPLNWGLKTHADVLFNNSPVFKLKPEAKLQGFQILSWFDTKTPLKSGWAWGQSYLEDGITAFSAPVGKGSLVAYGPEITYRAQSHGTFKMLFNNLYK, encoded by the coding sequence ATGAACAAAATCAAATACGCTGCCACGATAGCTTTGTGCTTAGTGGTTTTGATGTCATTTGCACAGACAATACCCACACCCCAGTCCCACTTCGGTTTTGGGATGGGAGATAATTACATGTTGAGTAATTATACCCAGACAGAGGCCTATTTCAAAAAGCTAGCAGATGCGAGCGATAAAGCTAAACTGGTCTCCATTGGGAAAACAGAGGAAGGCAGAGAGCAATACATGATGATTGTCACTTCCCCTGAAAATCACAGCCGATTGGATCAATTACGGGAAATTTCCGTGAAGATGGCCCGAGCAGAAGGGATTTCTGATGAACAGGCTAAGGCCTTTGCCAAAGAAGGCAAAGCAGTGGTCTGGATTGATGGAGGCCTTCACTCCACGGAAACTGTAGGTATCCACCAGTTGACGGAAACCTTGTATCAGGTGCTTACAAGGGAGGATGATGAAACCAAGCGTATCCTGGAAAACGTGGTTATCCTATTTGTTCATGCCAATCCAGATGGTCATGAAAAAATCGGGGATTGGTACATGCGGGAGTCGGAACCAGAAAAGCGTAGCCTTTCCGGACTTCCTGTTCTGTATCAAAAATATATAGGGCATGATAATAACCGGGATTTCTATATCCAAAATATGCAAGAGTCTACCAATATGGGACATCAGCTGTTTGTGGAATGGATTCCTCAGGTGATGTACAATCATCATCAGCGAGGACCAGCAGGTTCTGTTTTGGCGGGCCCCCCATACCGAGACCCTTTCAACCATGTGTTTGACCCCATGATGGTAACAGGAATTGATGCAGTGGGTGCTGCCATGTACAACCGCTTGAATGCGGAAAACAAACCAGGATTTACCCGTATGAATGGCTCTGTTTTTTCTACCTGGTACAATGGAGGCTTGCGCACAACGACTCATTTCCACAATATTATCGGTATCTTGACTGAGATTATCGGTGGACCTAATCCAGAAGAAATACCTTTGGTTCCGGATCGATTATTACCGAATAGCAATACACCATTTCCAGTCACACCTCAGAAAACGTGGTATTTCCAGCAATCGATCGATTATTCAGTTTCCATGAACTTTGCTGTATTAGATTATGCAGCACGAAATAGCGACCACTTGCTGTACAATATGTATAGCATGGGTAAAGGCTCAATAGCAAGGGGTTCTTCTGATTATTGGACACCTTATCCACGTAAGATTGATGCTATCAAAGAGGCCTACGAAAAAAACAAGGATAAATACCAGCTTTCTTCCAATCCTTTTGCCAGAAGAGGAGGTGCGATTCCTTCAGAATTCTATGAGGAAGTTTATCAAGCCCCTGATCAACGGGATCCTAGAGGATTTATCATTCCAGCTAATCAGGAAGACATGGCCACGGTCGTTAAATTTATCAACGCGTTGGTAAAAACAGGTATACGAATCGAGCGAACGACAGCAGCCTTTACCTTAGAGGGTACATCTTATCCCATAGGTTCTTTTGTTGTAAAAACTGATCAGGCATTTAGACCACATGTGCTAGACATGTTTGAGCCACAAGATTATCCCAATGATTTTCAGTATCCAGGAGGTCCTCCGATCCGTCCGTACGATGCAGCAGGCTGGACTTTGGCGTATCAAATGGGTATTCAGTTTGACAGAGTGTTGGATGCTTTTGATGGACCATTTGAAACCTTGCCTTACGGGGAACTAGTCGCAGCACCTTCAAAGTCTTTGGCTTCTTCAAGTAATGGATACTTGATCAGCGCTGCGCAAAATGATGCCTTTCCAGTGGTCAATCAATTGCTTAAGCAAGGCGTAAAAGTCTCTCGTATACAGAATGACGAAGGAGCAATTCCTGCTGGATCATTTTACATTCCATCTAGTGCGGAACGTAGATTGACTCCTTTGGTCCAACAATACGGCATTACGGTTGCTCCAGCACGCAGACAGCCAACCCAAGCGACGACAATTCAACCTACACGCATTGCATTATTTGACCAGTATGGAGGTTCCATGCCTAGTGGATGGGTTCGATGGATGTTGGAGCAGTATAATTTTGATTTTCAATTGATATTCCCGAAAGAAATTGATGCAGGAGATCTGAATAAAAAGTATGATGTAATTCTTTTTATATCAGGAGGGATTCCCCCTGCTGGGAGTAGAGGTGGAGGTTTCGGTATGGATGTAGCATCGATTCCTGCGGAGTATCAGCACATGATTGGGAGCATTTCCGTTGATAAATCAATTCCACAATTGAAGAAGTTTATGGAGCAAGGTGGGAAGGTGCTGACTGTTGGCTCGGCAACTGCATTGGCCTATCATTTAGATTTACCTGTAAGAAACGCTCTGGCTGAAATTCAACCGGATGGTTCCGAACGGATGCTTCCAAGTGGAAAATATTTTGTACCAGGTTCGGTTTTGGTAACTAGAGTCGACACTTCTCTGCCGCTCAATTGGGGATTGAAAACACATGCGGATGTTTTGTTTAATAACAGCCCTGTATTCAAACTGAAGCCAGAGGCTAAGCTGCAAGGGTTCCAAATTTTATCCTGGTTTGACACTAAGACCCCCCTAAAGTCAGGTTGGGCTTGGGGACAGTCTTACTTGGAAGATGGCATTACAGCTTTTTCTGCTCCTGTTGGGAAAGGTAGTTTAGTGGCTTATGGTCCTGAGATTACTTACAGAGCCCAGTCTCATGGGACCTTTAAGATGTTGTTTAATAATTTGTATAAATAA
- a CDS encoding helix-turn-helix domain-containing protein — protein MSKFGKNIKKIRNVRGLTQAQLADMLDVSRGVISSYEEGRAEPKIETIMKTAEVFNLTIDALLTSNITVNQLSGFTLPSLTQSLPSATRQFTETKDFPSIFPNNTVFISGNELPPNAYIQQDEIVCGIPNVPVLGKVYLTISKEGFQIGKLTKVLEGQIILNNQTISLSENAGIYEVIGIYSPFKEYSPLEDRITNLEKRIKNLEDLQKS, from the coding sequence ATGTCAAAATTTGGTAAAAACATAAAAAAAATAAGGAATGTACGTGGACTTACACAAGCACAACTTGCAGATATGCTTGATGTAAGCAGGGGCGTCATTAGTTCCTATGAAGAAGGAAGGGCGGAGCCCAAAATCGAAACAATCATGAAAACAGCAGAAGTATTCAACCTTACAATTGATGCACTTCTTACCAGCAATATCACTGTTAACCAACTCAGTGGCTTCACTTTACCTTCCCTAACTCAGTCACTTCCATCTGCTACTAGACAATTCACAGAAACAAAGGATTTTCCAAGTATATTCCCTAATAACACTGTATTTATTTCAGGAAATGAGCTCCCACCAAACGCTTATATCCAACAAGATGAAATTGTATGTGGTATCCCAAATGTACCGGTTTTAGGAAAAGTTTATTTGACTATATCAAAAGAGGGATTTCAAATAGGTAAATTAACAAAAGTATTAGAGGGACAAATTATTTTAAATAATCAAACTATTTCACTCTCAGAAAACGCGGGGATTTACGAAGTGATTGGTATATACTCCCCGTTTAAAGAATATTCTCCTTTGGAAGACCGAATAACCAATCTGGAAAAAAGAATTAAAAATTTAGAAGATTTGCAAAAAAGCTAA